A section of the Archocentrus centrarchus isolate MPI-CPG fArcCen1 chromosome 20, fArcCen1, whole genome shotgun sequence genome encodes:
- the sh3glb1a gene encoding endophilin-B1a, protein MDFNVKRLAADAGTFLSRAVQFTEEKLGQAEKTELDAHLENLLVRAENTKQWTEKILKQTEVLLQPNPNVRLEEFVYEKLEKKAPTRLNNHELLGQSMIESGNEFGPGAAYGNALIKCGETEKQIGGAEREFIHSAAINFLTPFRNFLEGDFKTILKERKLLQVKRLDLDAAKTRLKKARMADARAAAEQELKMTQSEFDRQAEITRLLLEGISSTHAHHLRCLNDFVEAQTTYYAQCYQYMVDLQKQLGSFPSSFSNNNQSSVSGGASISVPTIPVNASLPSVSAGHGSSSASGGFSELRISNGSRKARVLYDYDAASSSELSLLADEVITVSSVPGMDSDWLMGERGNQKGKVPITYLELLN, encoded by the exons ATGGATTTTAATGTAAAGCGGCTAGCCGCAGACGCCGGTACTTTCCTGAGCCGCGCGGTACAA TTTACAGAAGAGAAGCTTGGTCAGGCTGAAAAGACTGAGTTGGATGCCCACTTGGAGAACCTTTTGGTCAGAGCTGAGAACACCAAGCAATGGACAGAAAAGATTTTGAAGCAGACAGAAGTCTTACTACAGCCCAACCCGA ATGTACGGCTAGAAGAATTTGTGTATGAGAAACTGGAGAAAAAAGCCCCCACACGTCTGAACAACCACGAGCTGCTGGGACAATCCATGATTGAGTCGGGGAATGAATTTGGTCCTGGAGCCGCCTATG GAAATGCTCTGATAAAATGTGGTGAGACGGAGAAGCAGATTGGCGGGGCAGAGCGGGAGTTCATCCATAGCGCTGCCATCAACTTCCTGACACCGTTCAGAAATTTTTTAGAGGGCGACTTCAAAACTATTCTG AAAGAGAGGAAGCTGCTGCAGGTCAAACGCCTGGATCTGGATGCAGCCAAAACCAGACTAAAGAAAGCCAGGATGGCTGATGCTAGAGCTGCG GCAGAGCAGGAACTCAAGATGACCCAGAGTGAGTTCGACCGCCAGGCAGAAATCACCAGACTGCTGTTAGAAGGCATCAGCAGCACCCAT GCGCACCACCTACGCTGCTTGAATGACTTTGTGGAGGCTCAGACTACTTACTACGCACAGTGTTACCAGTACATGGTGGATCTCCAAAAGCAGCTTGGCAG tTTCCCCTCATCGTTCTCCAACAACAACCAGTCGTCAGTGTCGGGCGGGGCCAGCATCTCGGTGCCCACCATACCGGTGAACGCCTCCCTGCCCAGCGTGTCTGCAGGCCACGGCAGCTCATCGGCTTCAGGTGGATTCAGTGAATTGCGCATCTCCAACGGCAGCCGGAAAGCCCGGGTTCTTTATGACTACGATGCTGCCAGCAGCAGCGAGCTTTCCCTGCTGGCTGATGAG GTGATTACAGTCAGCAGCGTCCCAGGCATGGATTCAGACTGGCTCATGGGCGAGCGAGGCAACCAGAAAGGCAAAGTGCCAATCACCTACCTGGAGCTGCTTAACTGA
- the nrros gene encoding transforming growth factor beta activator LRRC33 isoform X1, producing the protein MPVHRLTPILLCLVLMWRTLTPVSSHPQHHRCQLIQQTALCNNLKLTTVPEGLPETIEELQLNYNHFQTLQDTSLLRYPSLTSLSLACNNLKKLESNTFQESKLLKNLNLANNSLYTGYEETSLALRKLPGLIALDLSENKLNDVMVALLLQNLTSLEYLNLSGNLLQRVDEASFSDLHLLKELDLQRNLIFEIDNAFGSSLNLQRLNLAFNNLPCLTDFDMIQLEVLNVSHNFIEWFISRQDLNDTFLLETLDLSHNKLLFFPFLPSQSHLRNLYLSHNVIRFYEHLADNVMFPNSTKTVEFYNFKKGINNVTAQLWDDSLHGDISSLEVLDLIGNHVEYFPQGFIQKMLTLSRLLLRTNCLRTLNLTSEQFSSSLYELDVSNNILNQVSADEDTLTTLGNLTYFNLSLNGLKWLPLELFSSLRSIRSVDLSYSNIDICLSTEAEISIHTNSTCVDWKNVISLRHLYLKGCNLKIIPNTAFTGLSLTLLELSDNPGLTVHKSIQSLSKTLQHLGLGNTYIQDIDLSHFQSLKSLNISNNFLANLPHSLQNLNLKVLDLRDNMLSTIPSGQANTLAAKLQTVFLTGNPFNCCQTEWFRTFEAAKTVNMVEQSAITCEDLYHRHNRVENSQSISCFNDGESILWYILLFVPIVLFFTGTSIIVFLTLKPTLLQKSIKKNCLRPTSY; encoded by the exons ATGCCAGTCCACAGGCTCACTCCCATCCTTCTCTGCTTGGTGCTCATGTGGAGAACCCTTACACCGGTCTCAAGTCACCCACAGCACCATCGATGTCAGTTG ATACAACAAACGGCTCTCTGCAATAATCTCAAGCTCACAACTGTTCCTGAAGGACTGCCAGAGACCATTGAAGAGCTTCAGCTCAACTACAACCACTTTCAAACACTACAGGATACCTCTCTTCTCCGTTACCCCTCGCTAACCTCCCTGAGCTTAGCTTGCAACAATTTGAAGAAATTAGAATCAAACACTTTTCAAGAgtcaaaacttttaaaaaaccTCAATTTGGCGAATAACAGTCTTTATACTGGCTACGAAGAAACCAGCCTTGCATTAAGAAAGCTACCTGGTCTTATAGCTCTAGATCTTTCTGAGAATAAGCTTAACGATGTAATGGTTGCCTTGCTTCTTCAAAACCTGACGTCCCTAGAGTACCTCAATCTTTCCGGGAACCTTTTGCAGAGAGTGGATGAAGCCTCATTCAGCGATCTGCATCTGCTTAAAGAACTTGACCTACAAAGAAACTTAATTTTTGAGATTGATAATGCTTTTGGCAGCAGTCTGAATCTACAGCGCCTCAACTTGGCCTTCAACAATCTGCCCTGTCTGACTGACTTTGACATGATCCAGCTGGAGGTCCTCAATGTCAGCCACAACTTCATTGAATGGTTCATCTCAAGACAAGACCTCAACGACACTTTCCTGCTAGAGACCCTCGATCTATCACACAACAAactccttttctttcctttcttgccAAGCCAAAGTCATTTAAGGAACCTTTACCTGTCTCACAACGTCATTAGATTCTACGAACACTTGGCAGACAATGTCATGTTTCCAAACTCAACGAAAACTGTCGAGTTCTACAATTTTAAGAAGGGCATCAATAATGTGACTGCTCAGTTGTGGGACGACAGTCTTCATGGTGATATCTCCTCTCTAGAAGTTTTAGATCTGATAGGAAATCACGTGGAGTATTTCCCTCAAGGATTCATCCAGAAAATGCTCACTCTGTCTAGACTTCTACTGCGCACAAACTGCCTGAGAACCTTAAATCTAAcatcagaacagttttccagtaGCTTGTATGAGCTGGATGTTAGCAACAACATACTGAACCAGGTTTCAGCGGATGAAGATACTCTGACCACTCTGGGTAATTTGACATATTTTAACCTGAGCCTGAACGGTCTTAAGTGGCTACCCTTGGAATTATTTTCATCACTGCGAAGCATCCGGTCAGTGGATCTCAGCTACAGCAACATTGACATTTGCCTTTCTACGGAAGCTGAGATCAGCATACACACTAATTCAACTTGCGtggattggaaaaatgttataTCCCTAAGGCACCTTTACCTCAAGGGATGCAACCTTAAAATAATTCCAAACACTGCATTCACAGGGTTGTCGCTAACACTCTTGGAACTGTCCGATAACCCGGGCCTAACCGTCCATAAATCAATACAAAGTCTTAGCAAAACCTTGCAGCATCTAGGTTTAGGAAACACTTACATACAAGACATCGACCTCTCCCATTTCCAGAGTCTGAAGTCTTTAAACATTTCGAACAACTTTCTCGCCAATCTTCCCCATTCACTCCAAAACCTCAACCTGAAAGTGCTTGATCTGAGGGACAACATGCTTTCCACCATCCCCTCTGGTCAGGCTAACACATTAGCTGCGAAACTTCAGACTGTTTTCCTCACAGGAAATCCATTCAACTGCTGCCAGACAGAATGGTTCAGGACATTTGAAGCAGCAAAGACTGTTAACATGGTTGAACAGTCAGCTATTACATGTGAGGATCTCTACCACAGACACAACAGAGTGGAGAACTCCCAGTCAATTTCATGTTTTAATGACGGGGAATCGATACTTTGGTACATTCTGCTTTTTGTCCCCATCGTGCTTTTTTTTACAGGAACTTCTATCATAGTTTTCCTCACCTTGAAGCCTACACTGCTACAAAAATCTATCAAAAAGAACTGTTTGAGGCCAACGTCGTACTGA
- the nrros gene encoding transforming growth factor beta activator LRRC33 isoform X2, producing MVRGATVSGLANPNLTTSIQQTALCNNLKLTTVPEGLPETIEELQLNYNHFQTLQDTSLLRYPSLTSLSLACNNLKKLESNTFQESKLLKNLNLANNSLYTGYEETSLALRKLPGLIALDLSENKLNDVMVALLLQNLTSLEYLNLSGNLLQRVDEASFSDLHLLKELDLQRNLIFEIDNAFGSSLNLQRLNLAFNNLPCLTDFDMIQLEVLNVSHNFIEWFISRQDLNDTFLLETLDLSHNKLLFFPFLPSQSHLRNLYLSHNVIRFYEHLADNVMFPNSTKTVEFYNFKKGINNVTAQLWDDSLHGDISSLEVLDLIGNHVEYFPQGFIQKMLTLSRLLLRTNCLRTLNLTSEQFSSSLYELDVSNNILNQVSADEDTLTTLGNLTYFNLSLNGLKWLPLELFSSLRSIRSVDLSYSNIDICLSTEAEISIHTNSTCVDWKNVISLRHLYLKGCNLKIIPNTAFTGLSLTLLELSDNPGLTVHKSIQSLSKTLQHLGLGNTYIQDIDLSHFQSLKSLNISNNFLANLPHSLQNLNLKVLDLRDNMLSTIPSGQANTLAAKLQTVFLTGNPFNCCQTEWFRTFEAAKTVNMVEQSAITCEDLYHRHNRVENSQSISCFNDGESILWYILLFVPIVLFFTGTSIIVFLTLKPTLLQKSIKKNCLRPTSY from the exons ATGGTCAGGGGAGCAACCGTCAGTGGCTTGGCAAATCCAAACCTAACCACCAGT ATACAACAAACGGCTCTCTGCAATAATCTCAAGCTCACAACTGTTCCTGAAGGACTGCCAGAGACCATTGAAGAGCTTCAGCTCAACTACAACCACTTTCAAACACTACAGGATACCTCTCTTCTCCGTTACCCCTCGCTAACCTCCCTGAGCTTAGCTTGCAACAATTTGAAGAAATTAGAATCAAACACTTTTCAAGAgtcaaaacttttaaaaaaccTCAATTTGGCGAATAACAGTCTTTATACTGGCTACGAAGAAACCAGCCTTGCATTAAGAAAGCTACCTGGTCTTATAGCTCTAGATCTTTCTGAGAATAAGCTTAACGATGTAATGGTTGCCTTGCTTCTTCAAAACCTGACGTCCCTAGAGTACCTCAATCTTTCCGGGAACCTTTTGCAGAGAGTGGATGAAGCCTCATTCAGCGATCTGCATCTGCTTAAAGAACTTGACCTACAAAGAAACTTAATTTTTGAGATTGATAATGCTTTTGGCAGCAGTCTGAATCTACAGCGCCTCAACTTGGCCTTCAACAATCTGCCCTGTCTGACTGACTTTGACATGATCCAGCTGGAGGTCCTCAATGTCAGCCACAACTTCATTGAATGGTTCATCTCAAGACAAGACCTCAACGACACTTTCCTGCTAGAGACCCTCGATCTATCACACAACAAactccttttctttcctttcttgccAAGCCAAAGTCATTTAAGGAACCTTTACCTGTCTCACAACGTCATTAGATTCTACGAACACTTGGCAGACAATGTCATGTTTCCAAACTCAACGAAAACTGTCGAGTTCTACAATTTTAAGAAGGGCATCAATAATGTGACTGCTCAGTTGTGGGACGACAGTCTTCATGGTGATATCTCCTCTCTAGAAGTTTTAGATCTGATAGGAAATCACGTGGAGTATTTCCCTCAAGGATTCATCCAGAAAATGCTCACTCTGTCTAGACTTCTACTGCGCACAAACTGCCTGAGAACCTTAAATCTAAcatcagaacagttttccagtaGCTTGTATGAGCTGGATGTTAGCAACAACATACTGAACCAGGTTTCAGCGGATGAAGATACTCTGACCACTCTGGGTAATTTGACATATTTTAACCTGAGCCTGAACGGTCTTAAGTGGCTACCCTTGGAATTATTTTCATCACTGCGAAGCATCCGGTCAGTGGATCTCAGCTACAGCAACATTGACATTTGCCTTTCTACGGAAGCTGAGATCAGCATACACACTAATTCAACTTGCGtggattggaaaaatgttataTCCCTAAGGCACCTTTACCTCAAGGGATGCAACCTTAAAATAATTCCAAACACTGCATTCACAGGGTTGTCGCTAACACTCTTGGAACTGTCCGATAACCCGGGCCTAACCGTCCATAAATCAATACAAAGTCTTAGCAAAACCTTGCAGCATCTAGGTTTAGGAAACACTTACATACAAGACATCGACCTCTCCCATTTCCAGAGTCTGAAGTCTTTAAACATTTCGAACAACTTTCTCGCCAATCTTCCCCATTCACTCCAAAACCTCAACCTGAAAGTGCTTGATCTGAGGGACAACATGCTTTCCACCATCCCCTCTGGTCAGGCTAACACATTAGCTGCGAAACTTCAGACTGTTTTCCTCACAGGAAATCCATTCAACTGCTGCCAGACAGAATGGTTCAGGACATTTGAAGCAGCAAAGACTGTTAACATGGTTGAACAGTCAGCTATTACATGTGAGGATCTCTACCACAGACACAACAGAGTGGAGAACTCCCAGTCAATTTCATGTTTTAATGACGGGGAATCGATACTTTGGTACATTCTGCTTTTTGTCCCCATCGTGCTTTTTTTTACAGGAACTTCTATCATAGTTTTCCTCACCTTGAAGCCTACACTGCTACAAAAATCTATCAAAAAGAACTGTTTGAGGCCAACGTCGTACTGA
- the fbxo45 gene encoding F-box/SPRY domain-containing protein 1 has product MSGAAGGGGGSSCLGAAAAAAAASCSSTGSPYAAAAGGGAGVAGRLPARVLEHIFSYLELSDLMRCSLVCWHWNNILADENSEVWRSLSNRTLSDEALRSDILCNLPTYKGKLKAFQHALSSHDCSRNVYVKKNGFTLHRNPIAQSTDGARGKIGFSEGRHAWEIWWEGPLGTVAVIGIATKRASMQCQGYVALLGSDDQSWGWNLVDNNLLHNGEVNGNFPQCNNAPKYQIGERIRVILDMDDKTLAFERGFEFLGIAFRGLPKTCLFPAVSAVYGNTEVTMVYLGKPLDG; this is encoded by the exons ATGTCTGGAGCAGCGGGTGGGGGAGGAGGCTCCTCCTGTTTGGGcgcagcagcagcggcggcggcagcCAGTTGCAGCTCCACCGGCTCTCCTTACGCTGCTGCAGCCGGAGGAGGCGCTGGGGTGGCGGGGAGGCTACCGGCGAGGGTCTTGGAGCATATTTTCTCTTACCTGGAACTGTCTGACCTGATGCGATGTTCGTTGGTCTGCTGGCACTGGAACAATATCCTGGCGGATGAAAACAGCGAGGTGTGGCGCAGCCTCTCCAACCGGACTCTGAGCGACGAGGCTTTGCGGTCTGACATCCTTTGTAACCTGCCCACCTACAAGGGCAAA CTCAAGGCCTTTCAACATGCTTTGAGCTCCCACGACTGCTCCCGCAACGTTTACGTGAAGAAGAATGGCTTTACCCTGCATCGCAACCCTATTGCCCAGAGCACAGATGGTGCACGGGGCAAAATTGGCTTTTCAGAGGGGCGGCATGCCTGGGAAATCTGGTGGGAAGGCCCTCTTGGCACTGTGGCAGTGATAGGTATTGCCACGAAGCGGGCGTCCATGCAGTGCCAGGGCTACGTGGCCCTCCTGGGCAGCGATGACCAGAGCTGGGGCTGGAACCTGGTCGACAATAACTTGCTTCACAATGGAGAGGTCAACGGGAATTTCCCTCAGTGTAACAATGCACCTAAATATCAG ATCGGGGAGAGAATACGAGTGATCCTGGACATGGATGACAAGACGTTAGCCTTTGAGAGAGGTTTTGAGTTTCTTGGAATAGCTTTCCGTGGACTGCCCAAAACCTGTCTGTTCCCCGCTGTCTCTGCAGTATACGGCAACACTGAAGTCACCATGGTGTACCTGGGAAAGCCCCTGGATGGCTAG